The nucleotide window cctccggggcctgattggtgtcacacttttccttcagcccagtagccaacacacctgattaaactaattgcattctaaactgaagaccatgattagttgattattggagtcaggtgtgatAATAggggctggggcaaaagtgtgtcatcaatcaggcccccgaggactggagttgcccatccctgatctagtCGGTCGGAAATGGTTGGTGCTACTCACCTATCATGCCGTATAAACTCCACGTCGTGTCCTTGGTGACACTTCTTGATGCAGTTCACACAGATGGCGTTCCGGTCTGTCGTATTGCAGGTGTGACACCTGGACACACATGGGTCAAAGAAAACATCAGCACTAGAGTAACTGCTGTGTAACTGTCGCTAAAAGTCGTGCATgggcttgtgtctgtgtgtgtacctgtagaaGTCGTGCATgggcttgtgtctgtgtgtgtacctgtagaaGTCGTGCATgggcttgtgtctgtgtgtgtacctgtagaaGTCGTGCATgggcttgtgtctgtgtgtgtacctgtagaaGTCGTGCATgggcttgtgtctgtgtgtgtacctgtagaaGTCGTGCATgggcttgtgtctgtgtgtgtacctgtagaaGTCGTGCATGGGCTTGTGTCTGTTTGTGTACCTGTAGAAGTCGTGCATGggcttgtgtctgtgtgtacctgtAGAAGTCGTGCATGggcttgtgtctgtgtgtacctgtAGAAGTCGTGCATGggcttgtgtctgtgtgtacctgtAGAAGTCGTGCATgggcttgtgtctgtgtgtgtacctgtagaaGTCGTGCATGgggttgtgtctgtgtgtacctgtAGAAGTCGTGCATGggcttgtgtctgtgtgtactgtgacgtcacgagaggctacacagctttcagcgggattgctcaagtagtgcaaggagacaaggttcaaacaaaacaaggattttattataggtcttgggaaattaacgaaaatataacaaaattctgttctcttgtggctctttaagggttaacagttcagggatgtctcttccacatccaaaatcataattctcactcgctcagataacttttccccagccttactgtagtccacgttgcagctagtggccaacccagcaaaaagtccttccaaatgtctctcacgtatttccacaggtgcatatatccaaaggtgagtatttcccaaaggtaagtatctccaaatccttatattcctcatggaagtggacgtgcagcactcttgtcctccagagagcccaggttggagactgtgtctcttcccttcccaaaccttcagctcatcagctcctcatttgtttcagctgcgtgggaagattggccatagaggggtggagttcccgaccataccagcagatggagccatagctgtctgggtttgcagccacctcagggggatgtaacgtccctccaggacacagcctctcgtgacatcacacatcccctccctcgggaccgacgtcctcgtcggggtaaaggcagcgaagaaggcatcacgccgggagagggcgtccgcattgccgtggtgcttgccagactgctctctcttcaactcctccaactctaggaccagggactcagcctcctgttgtctctccttgagtttcttactgaacgcatcagccttggttttagcagagtttagcttctgttgagcagctttcagttccttctctctctctgcctccgcattcttcatcttgttctccaacaccttgtacttctcctctgccttcttctggacctccttactactgcgcagggtctcctcacactcctcgatggtcctgcgcagcctctccagctcctcctgttgcttagggaaggagctctgttggagtttagcctggaggatatctaactcttctgtcttcatgtctaactgttgctttaacaaacgatacctctcagcggtccccttcagaccagacagttctttgtccagattctgtagctccgtctctgtgtcggtctgggcacctgccatccctatcagagcccgggcgggagtgagtaactcggaggattgcaccggagccttcccaggatgagtcttgcctctccgtttccgaggtactcgggttatcctctcctgagactctctccagagtgggtaaaaggctgggcagtctcggtccaattaggacagggacggggagggaatcaaccaccccgccgtcgtgtgtatggttccccgtgtgctggtcattgtaagttcagtaatggggtattctctggtgtccccatggacacaggaaactgggaggactttccccggggtcagacacgttgggcccaccaaatccttacgcaccagggtggcccggctaccagaatccagtaaggcctccacatcatggtgattcagttaccgggcaggtgggggggtcgatctgggccgccatctacgactcccaagagcgaggcaaaacggtgtgtgggtgctgagctggaggactccgcagtgggcataggttcatcggctggtttcccacactgccaggagatatgtcccatctcccccacaccggtaacactgtcgaagtttccccctcctggtgtactcttcttggacccgccgggtttctggctccccctggagccgggataagtcctgacgtggctgggttcgagaccttggggtcctttggacgggttcttcccatttgtggtggggccgcactcctggggtctttttcgggaagcattcagcatctccgctgtggcctggtacttttccacagcttccacggtcagatcagccgtggtcaaggcctgttgactgatgacccgttttgcctcataaggcagggcgcgtaggtaacgatccaccacaacggcctccaccaccgccgctgctgtattcctctgcggatccagccatttccttgcgattcggacaagttcatgcatctgcgcccgaggaggttggtctggttggaaggtccagctgtgaaagcgctgggccataccaaactttgtgagtccatatctgctgaggatctcagacttcagggcatcatagtcagtaacctggtcagggcccaggtcccggacagcattcagcgattccccggttagaaaggggggctaacagaccaacccactgttgcttgggccaggcttccctagtggccgtggcctcaaatgcatgcaggtatgcctcaatgtcatcggtagctcccatcttagatataaagtcacttgcctttattgggcgggtattttggaccaccctctgtctctgcaattcctctgccttcagaaggttggctttcttttgctcctccaagagagccacgtttgcttgcatctgggcttgctggccagcaacaagggctttcaatatgtcctccatttcagtcgggcggggagcctacggccaacttggaaaactgggtgatcaaaccttcggtatcctcctctgacatgcactattaacgcttgagcgtgcctgtattctccaccatctgtgacgtcacgagaggctacacagctttcagcgggattgctcaagtagtgcaaggagacaaggttcaaacaaaacaaggattttattataggtcttgggaaattaacgaaaatataacaaaattctgttctcttgtggctctctaagggttaacagttcagggatgtctcttccacatccaaaatcataattctcactcgctcagataacttttcccccagccttactgtagtccacgttgcagctagtggccaacccagcaaaaaagtccttccaaatgtctctcacgtatttccacaggtgcatatatccaaaggtgagtatttcccaaaggtaagtatctccaaatccttatattcctcatggatgtggacgtgcagcactcttgtcctccagagagcccaggttggagactgtgtctcttcccttcccaaaccttcagctcatcagctcctcatttgtttcagctgcgtgggaagattggccatagaggggtggagttcccgaccataccagcagatggagccatagctgtctgggtttgcagccacctcagggggatgtaacgtccctccaggacacagcctctcgtgacatcacagtacctGTAGAAGTCGTGCATgggcttgtgtctgtgtgtgtacctgtagaaGTCGTGCATggggttgtgtgtctgtgtgtacctgtAGAAGTCGTGCATGggcttgtgtctgtgtgtacctgtAGAAGTCGTGCATGGGCTTGTGACTGTGTGTACCTGTAGAAGTCGTGCATGgggttgtgtctgtgtgtacctgtAGAAGTCGTGCATGGggttgtgtgtgtacctgtagaaGTCGTGCATggggttgtgtgtctgtgtgtgtacctgtagaaGTCGTGCATGggcttgtgtctgtgtgtacctgtAGAAGTCGTGCATGGagttgtgtgtgtacctgtagaaGTCGTGCATGgggttgtgtctgtctgtgtgtgtacctgtagaaGTCGTGCATGgggttgtgtctgtctgtgtgtgtacctgtagaaGTCGTGCATGGGGTAGGAGGTGTAGCTGGAGATCTTGTAGAGACACTGTCCTCTGCTCACAGCTTTCTCTATGGCATCCTGGTTATTCATTATCTTATTATCTGGAAGAGAGGCAGAACAGAGGATGAGAGCCTGTCCACTGGATAGACATTCCCAAAATATCAAATATCCAGAGAAAGCAGTGACCAATAACCTATTTCTATACAGTCTAAGCCATCCATAGTCATTGCGCGTCTCACGGCAACTTAATTGGCGTCTCTGCAATAACCTGAATGAATGTGTTGTGCAAGTTATTTCCTAAGTCAGCTGAATGCGCTGCTTAATTAGTACATAGAACCATGGTTACGCCAGTAACCTTCGATATCCACTATTAGCGGCTGGGACAAACGGAGCAATAATATTCCTGCGAATTTGACTATAGCTTTTGAACAGTTGGAAGCTTTTAGCGAACatgaccccattcctgaaagcAAAGACTCTCAGGAACACATACGTGTCTTCTGTTTCCATCTACGACGCACACAAGCTGTGAAGGACTCGTTAGAACGTAGAGTGATGAATCTGCACAGAATGACTGGGGGAAATGAATTGATTAAAGCATATACTTCCTTCAGACTGAAATTTGACATTACCTCATTTAACAAATATCTTTGTGCTATAACTTTTGAGAGAATGGCAATAAGGCCAGATTCAAAAGACTCATCAAATAATTTAGTAACATTTGTTTCTGATAGCCCCAAGTGTCCTACAATGGAGAATGAAATAGCTTGTTGGTCCATGTTAATTAGTATCTTAAATATCATGTGTGAATCCATTTGATATCATGTACGAATTCATTTGAATTcgcgccccccccccccaaccccctttCTCCGATGGGTAACATATGGCGGCTCGCCCAGTGTGGTTGTTTTACAAGTGGATCCCTCAGAAATATAGTGACTACCACTGGTCTGGACTGTTAGCCCTACCTTACCCTAGCCTGTTAGAACTAGCTACCTTTCATGGTGACGTTGACCCCAGAGGCGAGGAACAGGCCTCCAAAACGGTTGTTGAAGATCTGGTTTCCCTCCAGAGTCGCCGTGGCGTGGTTGGTTATCTCGATACCTGAGACAGGAaatgacatcatcaacacagGTAGCGGATGAGGAGTAGGTTACAGTATTGACCAGTCAGTACGGTAAAGTTCATGTAAACGTGTACACATGGGCAGCTGACCTGCAGCGAAGCCGTCAAAGATCCGGTTCTTGCGGAGCACCGGGTGGCTGTTGGTGCTGATCAGAACTCCTGCCTGGGCGTTCCTGAAGATATCGTTCTCCTCCAGGAGACCTCTCCCTCCGTTGAAGATACAGATGCCGCCATCTCTCCCGTCGTGGATCTTGTTGCGTCGCAGCGTGGGGTTGCTGTCTGTCTTAATCCACACGCCCGCCATGGCGTTGTCAAAGATCTCATTGTCCTCGATGAAACCCAGACCGGAGTTGTAGACCAGGATGCCTCCATTTTGTCCTCCCCAGATCTTGTTGCGTCTGATCTTGGGGTTGCTGCCCGTCCTATAGACAACCAAGTGTTCGTAAAACCTTGATCTAACGTTAGTCAAATGTTATCATAACCACTACGTGTCCTGCATTTGACTGGCGTGTGAGGAGGCAGGACTTACCGTATTTGAACGCCGGAGTACATGTGATTGTAGATGTCGTTGTCTTCCAACACCCCATGACCGTTGTCATAGAAATACACCCCCACCTGAGAGGGGGAGAAACGGGGTTAAATCGGACTTAAAGAACGTATTATCTAGACACAATAATGAGACAGGCCTCCAATTCTCACAAATACATAAATCCCactttatttcaatttttttttttacaacaataACGGTGAGAGAATGAGTGTGGACCGTGTGTTACCTGTTTGCCGCTGTGGATGCGGTTCCTGCGGAGGACAGGTGTGCTGCCGGTGGTCACCCAGACTCCAGCCAGCGTGTTGCTGTACACCTCATTCTCCTCTATCACACCCTGGCCTTTCTCatgctacaaacacacacacacacgattagaTATCCAAGCATCTTATatgacaaacaaaaaaaaaatgcgGATTTGTATGCGTTTGTTTACCACGTAGATGCCGCCGTGCTGTCCGTCGTGGATCTTGTTATGGCGTACAATCGGGCAGCTGTTGGTTCTGATTTGGATTCCTGCCAGAGCGTTGCCATGGATATCGTTCCCCTCGATCAAGCCACGGCCATCGCCAAATATGTACACGCCCCCTTGGTTACCGTTAAAGATTGCATTGCCCCTAGAGACCGAAAGAACGTCAACAAACAGCCCATAATACTGAGAGGGATTAGTGTCTATCATTTCGTAGagtagttttgtgtgtgtgtgtgtctgtgctgcaTCGTAGGGTTACTATGCGTGTCTATGTGTAACAGTattgtagggtgtgtgtgtgtgtaccgtattGTAGGGTCGCTGTTGGAGGTGATCCAAACTCCAGCGAAGTTGTTGGCGTAGATCTTGTTTTCTATGAACTGTCCTCTTCCTTTCTCATGCACATAAATGCCCCCCGTCTGGCCATGGTGGATCTCACAGCGAACCACTGTGGGGTTAGCATACGCCTTCACCTCAAAGCCTGCTATACGATTCCTGTGGATGTTGCAACTCTCAAAATAAccctgaggggggagagagagaaatactgtcATCATTGCCATGTATAGCACAACTGTAAAGACCTGGAAAATGGTGGGTGAGAGGTAAGAGGTTATAGGTTAAAGGTCAGAGTGAGTTACCATGCCGTGGTCGAAGGTGAAGACTCCTACATCTCGGCCGTGGTGGATGTGGTTTCGTCTGATGATGGGGTTGCCGTGGTTTTTTACCCAGATTCCCGCCAATGCATTATTACTGATCTCATTATCCTCATAGATACCCTGCAATACATTATCACATCATTATCCTCATAGATAGCATGCAATTATCACAGTTATCCTAGTAGATACCCTGCAATACATTGTCACATCattataccacagcattgttgaatactcgtttctgattggccAGAATGGCATTCTAGAATGGGCATCAAAACCAGAAAACCGGACAGTTGGAAAATATAGAACTGTAAAGAAACATATAGAACTGTAAAGAAACAAACTTTTCgctacatccgcaataacatTGATTTGATATAtcgggacaccttgcaatcatgacgCGATATGCGCCTACAGATGCAAACCgtacttgctacaaagttacagaaagctaaaccaacaaccacacaaacCGGAATTAGACACATTGTAAATGCAGGTCCAACGATTAAAAACTTAGCTAACTAGCAATGTGTTTTTGCAAagacatacttttttttttggaGCATCCGATGATCTAACGTGGTGCGTGATGAACATGAATTTCTCCGGCCCCTAATGTTGCAGTCATGATGCAAGTGGCGCTATGCTGTCAAATCCTCCTACATATTTctagtttgaccagctgttttcagcaTCTGATACTTTTTTATTCAGTTGTCATATTGGCAGgtttgctagcaacaaactatttagctagcttctagcGTAGTGTTTGATATGTGATCTCCTTGTAATGAACAGTGTCGATgagtgtcctgacgagaaggcACTATGCCAGGCAAAAACTGGCATcatcagctcattgttatggatgtatccaaatgaatgtcaatagaaaacagttGAAACAAATGCAaatactttgctgttattctggctgcagaggccatgactgtgttagccgtagctagttggctagctagcaagcaagtgataagaacgttgccagcgagCATGGCAAAGGAACATaaagaatgaacgactgggtagCGTCCATAAATATCGAATGAAAGACTGGGTCGCAACGAAAAGATGAGAAAGTATGAATTCACTTATAATATCAACGAATATATTTCATTTCTACCGGTAAACGTGTGCTTTAatattgttttctttggcaactgtggtaCATGCGGGATAAACGCCTCCGCTCCGCACATTACCTTGGAAAACTGAACTACGCAAACGGACTCGACTCTGCCTCGTCCCACTGCGTGgtccattatttccaaggtaatgAACAGAACGTGGGCGTTTATCCCTTACTTATCCTCATAGATACCCTGCAATACATCATTACACCATTATCCTCATAGATACCATGCAGGAATACACAGTCAGAGAGGGTGTTTAAGAGTCGTTAGTGGTGTGTATATGGTTGGTGATGTAAGTGTGTGTTTACCTGTGCATGGTCGGTGATGTAAAGTCCAACATTCTCACAGTCGCTGATGTTGCAGTGTTTGATGGTAGGACACGCCCCCTGGCCGCTCACACACACAGCCGAGCCCACTGGAGTAGAGACAAACTACATGACCCAACATGCCCCACTGGAGACAAACTACATGACCCAACATGCCCCACTGGAGACAAACTACTTGACCCAACATGCCCCACCGAAAACAAACTACATTACCCAACATGCCCCACTGGAGACAAACTACATTATCTAACATGTTCCACAGGCGAAACAAACAAGCCCTACTGCGGACTGTGTGCACGTTACCTGTGCAGGTAGACCTGATGATACAGTGGTCTATGTTGGGAGAACAGTTGACAGTGATCTCCAGACAGTGGTGGGCGTTGTGGTGCTGAGCTGCCTTATCATCTGGGTTAAACTGAAGATGAAACAACAGGTTAGAGGGGAGatgtggggagtgtgtgtgtgagaattggATCTGTGTTATCAGTGTACCCTGATGGTCATGTATCCCACGTAGGCGTCCTCCGATCCCTCCATGAAGACAAACGTTGAGTCTCTGGTGTTCTCAATCACCACCTTATCAGACACCTTACCAGGAGCTACATACACAAATAAAGTCAGGTTCTACAATTAGATAATACAGACAGAGGTAGAAAGAGCAAGAccgacagatagacaggcagaccacACACAGTACCTGCACCAATCATGGTGATGGGGGACTCTATGTAGATCCACTCGTCAGTGTAAATCCCAGAATGGACGAAGATCAGCCCGTCAAAATGAGCCTCTTGCACCCCTCCTAATGCATCTTCTATGGTGTCATAGTACTGGAGACACAGAAACACGTTTATGTCAAATCAAGCTAAAACGGAGCTGGTTCGCAGCCGTATTGAAAATGTGTTTTCAATGGACCATGAGTAtaagtacactaccgttcaaaagtttggggtcacttagaaatgtccttgttttagaaagaaaagcacattttttgtccattaaaataacatcaaattggttgatcctaccaggtggcgtggcgagaatctgtctccgcaccacgtgctctcactactggtgtcccccagggctcagttctaggccctctcctattctctcaatacaccaagtcacttggctctgtcatatcctcacatggtctctcctatcattgctatgcagacgacacacaattaatcttctcctttcccccttctgataaccaggtggcgaatcgcatctctgcatgtctggcagacatatcagtgggatgtcggatcaccacctcaagctgaacctcggcaagacggagctgctcttcctcccggggaaggactgcccgctagggctgaacgattaattgcattcgcgataatatcgcgatttgactgaacgcgattttctaatcgcaacgtgcgcgatttgaggtggtcacgtgacgcgacttttcatgctgtccagcgcaatggcctcttgctcgacggaacagtcagaaactgacacagctgatactttaatatcgaagaggaacagcacgtcggtggtgtggaactattttggttttaaaaagaagatgctgagcagcgtcaggtgttgtgcagagcatgccgtgctccgattgctacttcacggggtaacactacaaacctgtttcagcacttaaaaaaataccacaaatcaatgcatgacagttgtatgaccaaaatgccgagcatcagtgcgcgagacaagccaaatacctcaagacagggatcactgacagaaatgttcgaaagtgtcactccgtatgaacgtaattcaaaacggcacggagaaatcactcggacaataaccgagttcatagccaaagatatgatgcctctcagcacggtgaccaagcctgggttcatggcattaatacatacgcttgataaacgttacagtataccctcccgcacatacttcagtcagactgccataccggagctgtacaaaaagtgcaaagagaaagtcgccgcggaacttaaaacggtggagttttttgctagcactactgatatgtggtcaagccgcacagctgagccgtaccagagtcttacagtccattttattgatcagaactgttggataagtatggctggcagtgccatactcgtagtgaactttagtctgtgtggtgtgttattgttgtgtacttgagataagtgaggctcatctattttatattataatattcaaatcgtttataaaaaatagtttgtctaaattaaaagtgcatttctcattttttatttataactttatttactttgattttacaaaatattttcaaagcaaattccttgtttcagttgtgtgaaatgttactgacttgg belongs to Coregonus clupeaformis isolate EN_2021a chromosome 1, ASM2061545v1, whole genome shotgun sequence and includes:
- the LOC121530829 gene encoding F-box only protein 11 isoform X4, yielding MNSVRATNRRPRRVSRPRPVQPDRNEGDGDEEAPAAAAEVAVEESGPAAGNNPYQLRRKSLMPKRTASSTAASCPSKTAMEGASTSTTEPFGHRAKRARVSGKSHDLPAAPAEQYLQQKLPDEVVLKIFSYLLEQDLCQTACVCKRFSELANDPILWKRLYMEVFEYTRPMMHPEPGKFYQVSPEEHDHPNPWKDSFQQLYKGAHVKPGFAEHFYSNPGRFKGRENMLYYDTIEDALGGVQEAHFDGLIFVHSGIYTDEWIYIESPITMIGAAPGKVSDKVVIENTRDSTFVFMEGSEDAYVGYMTIRFNPDDKAAQHHNAHHCLEITVNCSPNIDHCIIRSTCTVGSAVCVSGQGACPTIKHCNISDCENVGLYITDHAQGIYEDNEISNNALAGIWVKNHGNPIIRRNHIHHGRDVGVFTFDHGMGYFESCNIHRNRIAGFEVKAYANPTVVRCEIHHGQTGGIYVHEKGRGQFIENKIYANNFAGVWITSNSDPTIRGNAIFNGNQGGVYIFGDGRGLIEGNDIHGNALAGIQIRTNSCPIVRHNKIHDGQHGGIYVHEKGQGVIEENEVYSNTLAGVWVTTGSTPVLRRNRIHSGKQVGVYFYDNGHGVLEDNDIYNHMYSGVQIRTGSNPKIRRNKIWGGQNGGILVYNSGLGFIEDNEIFDNAMAGVWIKTDSNPTLRRNKIHDGRDGGICIFNGGRGLLEENDIFRNAQAGVLISTNSHPVLRKNRIFDGFAAGIEITNHATATLEGNQIFNNRFGGLFLASGVNVTMKDNKIMNNQDAIEKAVSRGQCLYKISSYTSYPMHDFYRCHTCNTTDRNAICVNCIKKCHQGHDVEFIRHDRFFCDCGAGTLSNPCTLAGEPTHDTDTLYDSAPPIESNTLQHN
- the LOC121530829 gene encoding F-box only protein 11 isoform X3, producing the protein MNSVRATNRRPRRVSRPRPVQPDRNEGDGADEEAPAAAAEVAVEESGPAAGNNPYQLRRKSLMPKRTASSTAASCPSKTAMEGASTSTTEPFGHRAKRARVSGKSHDLPAAPAEQYLQQKLPDEVVLKIFSYLLEQDLCQTACVCKRFSELANDPILWKRLYMEVFEYTRPMMHPEPGKFYQVSPEEHDHPNPWKDSFQQLYKGAHVKPGFAEHFYSNPGRFKGRENMLYYDTIEDALGGVQEAHFDGLIFVHSGIYTDEWIYIESPITMIGAAPGKVSDKVVIENTRDSTFVFMEGSEDAYVGYMTIRFNPDDKAAQHHNAHHCLEITVNCSPNIDHCIIRSTCTVGSAVCVSGQGACPTIKHCNISDCENVGLYITDHAQGIYEDNEISNNALAGIWVKNHGNPIIRRNHIHHGRDVGVFTFDHGMGYFESCNIHRNRIAGFEVKAYANPTVVRCEIHHGQTGGIYVHEKGRGQFIENKIYANNFAGVWITSNSDPTIRGNAIFNGNQGGVYIFGDGRGLIEGNDIHGNALAGIQIRTNSCPIVRHNKIHDGQHGGIYVHEKGQGVIEENEVYSNTLAGVWVTTGSTPVLRRNRIHSGKQVGVYFYDNGHGVLEDNDIYNHMYSGVQIRTGSNPKIRRNKIWGGQNGGILVYNSGLGFIEDNEIFDNAMAGVWIKTDSNPTLRRNKIHDGRDGGICIFNGGRGLLEENDIFRNAQAGVLISTNSHPVLRKNRIFDGFAAGIEITNHATATLEGNQIFNNRFGGLFLASGVNVTMKDNKIMNNQDAIEKAVSRGQCLYKISSYTSYPMHDFYRCHTCNTTDRNAICVNCIKKCHQGHDVEFIRHDRFFCDCGAGTLSNPCTLAGEPTHDTDTLYDSAPPIESNTLQHN
- the LOC121530829 gene encoding F-box only protein 11 isoform X2; the protein is MNSVRATNRRPRRVSRPRPVQPDRNEGDGDEEAPAAAAEVAVEESGPAAGNNPYQLRRKSLMPKRTASSTAASCPSKTAMEGASTSTTEPFGHRAKRARVSGKSHDLPAAPAEQYLQQKLPDEVVLKIFSYLLEQDLCQTACVCKRFSELANDPILWKRLYMEVFEYTRPMMHPEPGKFYQVSPEEHDHPNPWKDSFQQLYKGAHVKPGFAEHFYSNPGRFKGRENMLYYDTIEDALGGVQEAHFDGLIFVHSGIYTDEWIYIESPITMIGAAPGKVSDKVVIENTRDSTFVFMEGSEDAYVGYMTIRFNPDDKAAQHHNAHHCLEITVNCSPNIDHCIIRSTCTVGSAVCVSGQGACPTIKHCNISDCENVGLYITDHAQGIYEDNEISNNALAGIWVKNHGNPIIRRNHIHHGRDVGVFTFDHGMGYFESCNIHRNRIAGFEVKAYANPTVVRCEIHHGQTGGIYVHEKGRGQFIENKIYANNFAGVWITSNSDPTIRGNAIFNGNQGGVYIFGDGRGLIEGNDIHGNALAGIQIRTNSCPIVRHNKIHDGQHGGIYVHEKGQGVIEENEVYSNTLAGVWVTTGSTPVLRRNRIHSGKQVGVYFYDNGHGVLEDNDIYNHMYSGVQIRTGSNPKIRRNKIWGGQNGGILVYNSGLGFIEDNEIFDNAMAGVWIKTDSNPTLRRNKIHDGRDGGICIFNGGRGLLEENDIFRNAQAGVLISTNSHPVLRKNRIFDGFAAGIEITNHATATLEGNQIFNNRFGGLFLASGVNVTMKVILCRFITLRSNESFTACVRRRWKQKTHNKIMNNQDAIEKAVSRGQCLYKISSYTSYPMHDFYRCHTCNTTDRNAICVNCIKKCHQGHDVEFIRHDRFFCDCGAGTLSNPCTLAGEPTHDTDTLYDSAPPIESNTLQHN
- the LOC121530829 gene encoding F-box only protein 11 isoform X1, whose protein sequence is MNSVRATNRRPRRVSRPRPVQPDRNEGDGADEEAPAAAAEVAVEESGPAAGNNPYQLRRKSLMPKRTASSTAASCPSKTAMEGASTSTTEPFGHRAKRARVSGKSHDLPAAPAEQYLQQKLPDEVVLKIFSYLLEQDLCQTACVCKRFSELANDPILWKRLYMEVFEYTRPMMHPEPGKFYQVSPEEHDHPNPWKDSFQQLYKGAHVKPGFAEHFYSNPGRFKGRENMLYYDTIEDALGGVQEAHFDGLIFVHSGIYTDEWIYIESPITMIGAAPGKVSDKVVIENTRDSTFVFMEGSEDAYVGYMTIRFNPDDKAAQHHNAHHCLEITVNCSPNIDHCIIRSTCTVGSAVCVSGQGACPTIKHCNISDCENVGLYITDHAQGIYEDNEISNNALAGIWVKNHGNPIIRRNHIHHGRDVGVFTFDHGMGYFESCNIHRNRIAGFEVKAYANPTVVRCEIHHGQTGGIYVHEKGRGQFIENKIYANNFAGVWITSNSDPTIRGNAIFNGNQGGVYIFGDGRGLIEGNDIHGNALAGIQIRTNSCPIVRHNKIHDGQHGGIYVHEKGQGVIEENEVYSNTLAGVWVTTGSTPVLRRNRIHSGKQVGVYFYDNGHGVLEDNDIYNHMYSGVQIRTGSNPKIRRNKIWGGQNGGILVYNSGLGFIEDNEIFDNAMAGVWIKTDSNPTLRRNKIHDGRDGGICIFNGGRGLLEENDIFRNAQAGVLISTNSHPVLRKNRIFDGFAAGIEITNHATATLEGNQIFNNRFGGLFLASGVNVTMKVILCRFITLRSNESFTACVRRRWKQKTHNKIMNNQDAIEKAVSRGQCLYKISSYTSYPMHDFYRCHTCNTTDRNAICVNCIKKCHQGHDVEFIRHDRFFCDCGAGTLSNPCTLAGEPTHDTDTLYDSAPPIESNTLQHN